From Cryptosporangium minutisporangium:
CGCGATCGCGCGGAACATGCATCGGCGGCTGTTCCGGATCCTGTTCTACTACTTCGTCTCCGCGCTGTTCGTACCGTTCCCGATCATCATGCTGCCGGTGGCGAAGCTGACCGCGATCCTGCACCTGGACAACCACAGTGGGCTGATTCTGCTCTACGTCGTCTACGGGCTCGCGTTCAACATCTTCATCTTCACCGCGTACATCAACTCGATCCCGCGTGAGTTGGAAGAGGCGGCGGTGACCGACGGCGCGAGTACGTGGGGTGTGTTCTGGCGGATCATCTTCCCGCTGCTCGCCCCGATGAACGCGACGGTGGGAATCCTGACCTGCCTGTGGGCGTGGAACGACTTCCTGCTGCCGCTGGTGATCCTCTCGGATCCGGGTTCGGCGACGCTGCCGTTGGTGCAGTACGTCTTCCAGACCCAGTTCCAGACGAATTATCCGGCGGCGTTCGCCAGCTATTTGATGGCGATGGCTCCGTTGCTGATCGTTTATCTGTTCGCGCAGCGCTGGGTCATCTCCGGCGTAACCCGCGGCGCCATCAAGTAGTGCACGGCCCGCCGAGGGGCGAGCCTGACGGCCGCGCGCAAGGCCTTGAGACCACACAAAGGTCGAGGCGGCCTTGCGCGGGACGCCAGCCTCGTCCTCGGCGGGCTCCAGGTTCAAGCAAGTACAACTGCCCGGCCGTCAGGCTCGCCCCTCGGCGGGCCGCCCACGGTGTTCGCGGGGAGCGGATTCGCTGAGAGCGCAGGCCGTGAGAAGTGTCGGACCTGGTCAGTAGGGTCGTCCTCGTCACGTAGCCGAGCCGAGGAGCATGCTGATGGAGCCAATTAGTGGAGTCGCCGCAGGGGTGCCGTTCGTGGCACTGCCGCCCGCCTCCGGCGGCCCGGCCCCGTTGGTCGTCGTGTGGCACCTGATGGACTCGCCGCGCACCGAGGTGGCGATGGCGGCCGCGCTTCCGCTGAACGGCGTCCCGGCCTGGCGGGTGTACCTCGGCCTGCCGATGATGAGCACCCGGATGCCGGCCGGTGGCATGGACGAGATCATGGCGTTGGTGCGCGACGACACGCTGCTCAAGTGCCACGGCGCCGTGATCACCGGCGCCGTTGCCGAGCTGCCTGCCGTGCTCGACGCGCTCCGGGAGCAGTTGCCCCCGACCGCGCTGTTCGACGCGCCGATCTCGTTCGTGGGCGGGTCAGCCGGCGGCGGAGCCGCACTGCTGGCGCTCACCGAGTCCAAGCATCCGGTCGCGGCGCTCGCGGCGATCAACGCCGCCGTGCGCGCGCCCACGCTGGTGGATCTGGTCAGCCAGGCGTTCGGCATCGAGTACACCTGGTCGGACGAGTCGCGTCGGCTCGCCGAGCGGCTCGACTTCGTCGGTCGCGCCGAGGAGATCGCGGCTCGCCAGCCGCAGCCGGCGGTGCTGATCGTCAGCGGCGAGGAGGACCACGACGACTTCCGGCGCGACTCCGCCGACCTGTACGAGGCGCTCCGCGAGCGGTACACCGACCCGGCCGGCGTCGCTCTCGCTTCGATCCCCGGGCTGGCGCACCCGCTGGCACTGGAGCCCGGTCTCGAGGCGGCGCCGCAGACGCCGCAGGCCGTTGCCGTGGACGCCGCGGTCAGTGCCTTCCTCGCTGCCCACTTGCCCGCCCCGTCCAGCACGGCCTGACAGCGTCGCGCGGCCCGCCACCGTTCGGTGGCGGGCCGCGGATGGTCGGAAGGGCTCGGTCAGCGCACTGTGATCAGCTGCGGCCTGAGCCAGTTCCAGACGAGCTTGCCGCCCGCGGTAGTGAGGTGGAGGCCGTCCGTCCGGAGCGTCACGCCGTTCAGCTCGTTCGAGTAGCCGGTCCGGCAGAGGAACGGGTTCGGGTCGATCACCGTCACCTTGCCTCCCAGCGTCGCCGCCGCCTTCATCGCGGCCGCGTTCGTCGCCGCGACGCGCTTGGCATCGTTGAGCACCGGCGGGTACCGGCCGGCAGCGAACATCGTCGCGGCCGGGAGCCCGGTGTCGGGCACCTCGTGGCAGTGGTTCAGCACGACGGCGGCCCGCGGCGAGTACTTCAGGATCTCGCGGAGAACCTGCACGTAGTCGGCCGTCGTCGCCTCCTGCCACTGGGGCGAGGTGTATGGCACGGTCCGTCCGCCGATCCACCGGTCGTACTGCTCCCACGACCCGGAGAACAGGACGCCCACCGATGGTGCCGCCGCCTCGATCTCCATCTCGCGGGTCGCGGACCAGTCGGTGCACAGCGGTTGCTCGGGCGAGAGTGGCTTGCCCTCCACCGACGCGGTGTACGGCACCACACCGCAGCCGAACCGGGTGGCGATGCTCAAGCTCACGTCCGCCCCGGGGTCTTCCCGCACGGCCGCGAACAGACTCAACGCGTTCGAGTCACCGACCAAGAGGATCTTGTTGGCCCCGCTGCCGCCCTGGGTCTGGTCGGCCGCGACGGCTGCCAGCGAGTCCACCGAGTCCGCCGACTTCTCCTTGATGCCGGCGACGCCGGGCACCGCGACGCCGACCAGCGCCGCGACCAGCGCAGCCGCCGCGATCGGCCCCGCCACCTGCGGCGACGCCAGCGAGTTCGGTGGCGACCCGATGCGCAGCGGACGCTCGACGATGATGAAACTCGCGATCGACACCAGCGCGGTGAGCGCGATGCGGACGATCAGCAGCGGGATGCCGTCGATGCCGGTGCGCTCCGGGCTCAGCACCAGGTAGATCGGCCAGTGCCACAGGTAGAGCCCGTAGGAGAGCACGCCGATGACGACCAGCGGCTGCCAGCTCAACAGGGCGTTCGGCGACAC
This genomic window contains:
- a CDS encoding carbohydrate ABC transporter permease, whose amino-acid sequence is MSASVLGPSTQAGPVPVPDEGRRRFRWRRSEEPYKVNWWLTALLVVLALTIMIPLYFAIVTSLKTTDQLGGTGFGLPDRVRWSNFADAWRLTNFPNAALNSAIITVGAVVLTLFTNSMVAYAIARNMHRRLFRILFYYFVSALFVPFPIIMLPVAKLTAILHLDNHSGLILLYVVYGLAFNIFIFTAYINSIPRELEEAAVTDGASTWGVFWRIIFPLLAPMNATVGILTCLWAWNDFLLPLVILSDPGSATLPLVQYVFQTQFQTNYPAAFASYLMAMAPLLIVYLFAQRWVISGVTRGAIK
- a CDS encoding acyltransferase family protein yields the protein MAPDVAEPPVAEPADTEPAVADAAVAEPPVAEAAVTGPLDTARSSVAEGQLFSRPKTSGVHAGHRYSPALDGIRAISVIAILLYHGGVALPGGFLGVDVFFVLSGYLITSLLLMEHDRTGGLHLKNFWIRRARRLLPALVLMVAAVLVLFPMLGVEWPPSTRGDALAVLLYVSNWWFVLRGESYAQAFEDPSPFQHTWSLAIEEQWYVLLPLVLVVMFRSKAGRRALGWLLAVAALGSAALMAAVQSTSDGSRAYYGTDTRLQGLLVGAALACLVASPIGRKLVNKAIVGVLGWVALAGLAVAFMVAAQADPQMYQGGFLVLSVVAALVVASVVGTSRVSPNALLSWQPLVVIGVLSYGLYLWHWPIYLVLSPERTGIDGIPLLIVRIALTALVSIASFIIVERPLRIGSPPNSLASPQVAGPIAAAALVAALVGVAVPGVAGIKEKSADSVDSLAAVAADQTQGGSGANKILLVGDSNALSLFAAVREDPGADVSLSIATRFGCGVVPYTASVEGKPLSPEQPLCTDWSATREMEIEAAAPSVGVLFSGSWEQYDRWIGGRTVPYTSPQWQEATTADYVQVLREILKYSPRAAVVLNHCHEVPDTGLPAATMFAAGRYPPVLNDAKRVAATNAAAMKAAATLGGKVTVIDPNPFLCRTGYSNELNGVTLRTDGLHLTTAGGKLVWNWLRPQLITVR
- a CDS encoding alpha/beta hydrolase; translation: MEPISGVAAGVPFVALPPASGGPAPLVVVWHLMDSPRTEVAMAAALPLNGVPAWRVYLGLPMMSTRMPAGGMDEIMALVRDDTLLKCHGAVITGAVAELPAVLDALREQLPPTALFDAPISFVGGSAGGGAALLALTESKHPVAALAAINAAVRAPTLVDLVSQAFGIEYTWSDESRRLAERLDFVGRAEEIAARQPQPAVLIVSGEEDHDDFRRDSADLYEALRERYTDPAGVALASIPGLAHPLALEPGLEAAPQTPQAVAVDAAVSAFLAAHLPAPSSTA